Within Portunus trituberculatus isolate SZX2019 chromosome 3, ASM1759143v1, whole genome shotgun sequence, the genomic segment GACTCCCGACTGTGGACACGTAGAGTTTACAACGTCACCCAAGCACTCACCCGTGACCCGTTTGTGTTGATGTAAACACAATACCGGTAGTTGCAAAGTTGCGCCATCCATTGAATTATTCTTGACGTGAACGATATCTATACTTCAGCAGTAATCACTGATCAACTACTTTTCACCAGATTTCACCAGATTTTGTCCGGTTCCAAACTCTTAATATTTATTCACAAGGAAGCTAGAAATTTCACCAGATTTTCTGAATCTGGTGAAAAATTTcaccatctggcaacactggcgttcagcacacagagatggctCTCACACGGAAAACTGTattcattccagggaaaatcagcataatacctcctcagatcCCCTCAGCTGGCCCAAACTCCGCGTATGTCCATAAGCAGCAAAGGCTTCATTAATATCTCAGATTCCTCCCAACGCATGCTTGCAAGTCGACAATATCATCACACTTCCCAGCAACTCCATTAGAAAATTAggcatatatttttattttccatatgaCTTTTGATAGACATGTCAATAAGATAAGTAACAATGGTCTGTAGAAACCGTTCTGTACATAGACAGGAGAAAGGATAGTTTTGACAGGCACAAGAGTGACAAGAATAACTTTCATACAGGCTTTGCTACAAAACCGTCACTTGGCCACAGTGACAAACACAACCTTGGCTGTTTAACAACACACTGGCCACAAGCACATGTTTGACATCATAACTTACAATAAGTGTTATCAATGGCAGTGTTCGTAACCAGTGGTCCTTCACGCCTGCAGCGAGTGGTGTCTGTTCTATCTCCACTACATAACACTGCAATAGTACAAGTCCTATGAGCCCGCAGGACCGAGGTCTGTTGGCGGCCGAACCACAATTCTGGATcagccttccttcttccacaaAAATtacctaataaaaaaaaaaaaaagaatgttcaCGTATTACCATCTCTACGAAGAATTCAATGAATAGTTCTACCGACGCGTTTTTCTGTCATGAaacgaatatttttttctttttttactatatttgttattctttcccATAAGCTTTAAACTTTTCCTAAGAATGTAAGGTTGCTGCTCTCTGATGTTATCGTCTTCTAACTTGTGTTTTGTAATTTcaataaaattatgaaaatatgaCATAATATTATATTTGTGATATCATACTGTATGTAGTGATAAATAATGCGTGATTTAACATTGTATTGACCATTAGAATTGTGTAAACTAGAGACATGAATTGTACATGCAGGAATACTCGGTGAACAATGGAACACATTCAGCTGTCCCGCCATGCGTGAGTTTCTATGCAAGGCAATGCCAGTGTCGGTGACGTGACGGTGACAGTATCCGGTACACTTTCCACCTGCAGAGTGAAGGTGTGGTTGTACCAGCTCGATCTGTCTTGAGAAAACTAAATAAGTTTTTGGTATATTTGTTATACATTTCAATCCCTGTTGGTCTTTCTTCTGGTAtatgaaaaatacgaaaaattaTGAATATGTGATTTGTCTTGTCACATCATTACTTACTGACAGTTTGCCTCCATTAGGACTGGTCTAATATTCACCATAACCTGAACAACTGCTTCACTTTCTTGTGTCTCCCGTAAatgctttttgttttcttatacaAATTTGAAAAAATGAACATTTTAAGCAATAACAAtatttagttatatatatatatatatatatatatatatatatatatatatatatatatatatatatatatatatatatatatatatatatatatatatatatatatatatatatatatatatatagagagagagagagagagagagagagagatagatagatagatagatagatagatagatagatagatagatagatagatagatatatagatagatagatagatagatagatagatagatagatatatgtatCATCAAAATATTAAATCTCAACCTAgaacacatatattatcatctCAAAGGTTCACATGATTGAAATAAAACTTTGCTCACGACAGCGGCCGACAACACCTAGCAAGAAGGCATATTGAGACTATTCCCACCAATCATTCCCTCACACAACCTAAACACTGAAGACTACTGCTCATTGCCCAGTCAGTGTTACCATTGCTACTCTGCGGTTCACACACATCACAAATCAGCATGAGTGACAACTGCTGGTATGTTCCGAGTGAGCAGCCAAGGCCCATGACTACAAAACCTGCCACACAACCACCCTCAAATGCATCAATTACGATGGGGAACATACAGCAGTATCGTTTAAGTGCCCAGTAAAACGCGGAGCTCATCAAAAACAGAACTCCCCTACACCCACGGtaccacacccacaacacccaaAGCCGCCGCACTCGCCATTCCAACAGCTACACTTACAcctgcaaacacaaacaccaatacGGAAAAACAAATGCTCAACGAGATCATTATTAAATACTCTTTTGAAGTTTCTTTTGACAACCTTAAAGAGCAAACAGAGATAATGAACTCGCTCGAGCCTTGCGCACACCGGCTGTCCCTCCATCAAACTCCAACTAACTTTCTTTGAAGACAACCAACACTACAGACAGAACCACACTGaacaatcacaacaacaacaacaacaactgcagctGCAACATTCTCGTCTCAAAACACTACACCCCTCACTGATGACAGCAGCCTCCTTCATGCAGCTGATGGTGCCTGCGGTCATCGTTGAGGACACGTGCAGCTGCTGGGGGAACTGCAGCCCCCAAGctacacaccacactccaccaccaccaccaccgcctctatTACGCCCACCCAAACACAAACTaccacccacacaacacacaagcgACACGTTCCCGTCAAACAACCCACCTCTCGCCGGCCCACGTGAGCCACATCTCTGGGTAAAAACACTTCAACATCGTCACGATCATGTTGTTAAAGTGTCGCGGCTCCTGGAACAACAGACACAGTGCTTCAGAATCATAACGACAtaacaacataagaaaagaaggaagctgcaagaacccACACGTTCCATCGATTCAGACATTGTTCTCCCCTACCACACATCTAACTCTTAAAGgagggttcacacgtgccaatttgcgacaaaaattgcaagtcgctagaagtatcgactaaTCCCTTCTAGTTGTAAAACGTCACACATAGCGCCTGCAAAGTATTGACTAGTTtgcgccttggcgggaagtgagtgtaaacaaacagctacccgtcAAAATATCTTCCTCCAATAACGATGCTGAcgcggtggttgctcttcttttggcgtaccggaagagtcaacagaaaagaaaatgcctgtggatacgtccctggctatgttgaaggaaagaaaggagtgtctaccacacactaatcataaaaagaagactatgcacaattgcgatcaaattaaatcctgacaagtttTCAATCcttacctccaacaacaccctgcattgaaggacagttcttgtagagtggcagctatttcgtcgaacaaCGATTTGcacaagctattttttttttcttgtataattaatttctgtggtcccagatgtgttcttttccaTCACCAACCACATTTACAAAGcctactccgtgacgtcacgacgtaaGTAAATTTTTCAatctaactgctcttctgatcttgctgactgcatgcctctcctcctcctatagccGCAcggcacaaggctttcttcttctcactactattctgtccagctctctaatgcaaaagttaaccagtactctcaatcactcatacctttctctggtaaactctggaactccctgcctgcttctgtattaccATCTTCCTAtcacttgacttcttttaagtcagaggtttcaaaacatttgtctttttttttttttttggttggggGGGGGCTAATCCTCTCGGACCTACAATGGGACTGGCAActatgtgggccttttttttcgctttatgttgcccttggccagctttccccctccgacataaaaaaaagaaaatctattaAAATGTGAACACAGTCATTTAAAACATTCCAAACTGCATGTTgccagtaaaagaaaaaaaaaaaattgagctgAAAAtctgagcagaaaaaaaaattgagctgAAAATCTGAGCAGTGTATATTTTCCTTGAAACATTTTTGTGgctgacaaacaaacacatggcATCATACTGGCATCTGATCTTCCCACACAttaatcagtctctctctcacagtattTGCCTCTTCTGTACTTACATTGTAGAACAACTCTAAGCTGCTGTAAGTAACATTGTAGCAAGTAGTGTAAGAGTTAAGCATGCACTCCAAGTAAGAGTGTGtttgttccaccaccaccacctccatcatcccTCTCCCCTACCACACTTGTACCGTGCCTTGTGCAACTCACTCCTGAACTGCAGCAACTAATAACCATTACATCAAGCCAAGCGTTCAGCTCCAGTATGGCTATCATTTGTTGGCAGTGAAGCAGTGGCATGGGTGTCTCTCTGCCACATGCTACTTACATATATAGATACACAGAAGAATAGACAGTAAATTCTATAAATTGGATATGTTTAACTTGGATATCAAATAAGCCGGATTCTATGACCATTGCATTATTTTCATCTAAATTGGACAGTGGCGATATTTAAGAAAGCTGGGAGACATGCATCATccctgggagggaagggggaattgTTGACATACACTGCTCACAGGGCTCTGTGGCTTCTCTCCTCtgcttgtctttgttttcagtGCATGAATATGTGgttctattatatattttttctgaattttactaccatttttAGGTATAAGTATCATTAAAACTTCAGGTAAGTAATTGGATCCTCAGATAATTTGACTAGGAATTCCCCCAATTGATCTGATGCACAGAGGGTTTACTGTAGATAGATACTTAAAGATATATTACATATTGTGAAATGACCAGTtcacttaaaaaagaaaaacaataaggtGAGATTATATTCTCACCTCTCTGAGCTGACAAATGGTGACTCCAGCAGTGGTTGCCCAGAGACCTCTATGATCAGCCAACCACTATTTTACATTCCATTACAAATCCATGAGCTCCAAGTCACCTTCATGTAAATAGCTACATTTATAAAGAAACCGATCTCATGACCACTGACACCACTGGTGTTGAACACAGGCTTTGGTGATACCATGGACCAAAGGTAAGAAAGTTTACTGGGAGCTTACACAGCAGGAATGAGACATGAAAACttctactgctgccaccactgaccACTGCAACACCCACTCActcagtgaaaggaaggaaaaaagaaaagacatccTGGAGGATCCTGGCATCCTTAGAGTTTAATTAACTTGTTAACATCACCTGTGTCCTTTTGTAATTACAGGATTAGGTGTGTCCTGGAGGGAATGGTGATGTTATTCAAGGatcatttgttgttttgtgggcAGTGACGGTGGCAGTGACCTGTATTCAGGAGACAAGTTGTGTGATTAGGTCAGCCAatattagtgattttttttttttttttttttttttttgcatagtaTAAAAGAAAGTGGCTGTAACACCTCTGGCAGATTCAGGAGCATTCCTAATGATACAAGCAATGTCCATAGATTCTCTACATCCTTAGCAATCTCTATTACTTAAATGGAAATGATAGTGGGACAATGTTGAATCTCTGGCTATCTTCTGTTTTTATGCCAACCTGTTCTGATGTTGCTAAccacatgcctcccctcctcctgcagcctcactgcacaagactttctttttcctctcacccttactctgtccacctctctaatgcaagagttaaccagtgctctcaatcattcTGGAActgtctgcctgcttctgtattttcatcttcctgtgacctgaactcattgaagagggaagtttcaagacaacaatcccattcttttggttaactctctcagaccagCTAGGGGACTAGAAACCAATGTGGGCCTTTTGtttaactctttctgttgcccttggccagttttcccctcttaaataaaaaaaaaagtttcaatcACAAAGAGGATTTGTAAGTGCCCAAATATTATCAATCTCACACCACTCTGGAACTGCCTGCATCACCACTCAAAAATGTATAGATTTTGAAAACTTTTGCATTTTACAATTCCCAGTAAAAAATTTTCGTACTGAATTTCAAAATGCTTCATCACTGTTGCTGTGATTAAAGCAAAGTATTTACTTTAACGTTCTAGTGTGAACATTCTTGTGTCTCTTGAGGTGACTCTTCTCATTGAAGTGTTTGTCACACTCATCACAGGCATACTTTATCCCAGCATGAATGTTCTTATGCTTGACCAGACTGGCCTTCTGATAAAATACCTTGTCACACTCATCACAGCTGAACTGCTCTGCTCTTGTGTGAATGTTCATGTGCTGCTTGAAGCTGCTGCGGTGGGTGAACGTTCTGCCGCACTCCTCACACACGTGGATCTTTGCCTGCGTGTGGATGTTGGTGTGCCGCGTCAGGTCACCTTTAGCGTAGAATATTTTGCCGCACTCGTCACACTTGTACTCCTTTTCCCTGGTGTGAATGTTGGTGTGTCGCGTGAGGTCACTGCGGGAGTACAGCGTCCTGCCACACACCTCACACTTGTACTGCTGctccccagtgtgtgtgttcaggtgctTGGTCAGGTTGTTCTTGTGGTTGAAGATTTTTTTACACACACTACATTTGTATTGCTTTTCTTGAGTGTGAATATTTACGTGTCGCTTAAAACTACTGTGAAGATTAAATGTCTTGCCACATGTGTCACAGTTGTAGCCTCTTGCAATGGTATGAATTTTGACATGTCTATTGAGGTCACACTTGGAGGTGAAAGTCATGCCACACTCGTCACACTTGTGTTGGTTCGCTCCGGGGTGAATGTTGAGCAGGTGTCGGGCAAGGTTCCCCCTCTGAGCAAAGGCTTTGCCACACTCGTTACACTTGTATTTCTTTGAGTCCAAGTGAATGTTTGAATGTTGCTGAAGGTCACTCTTCCTGATGAATGCCTTACCACATGTTTCACAAGTAAAGTCTTTCTTTCCTGAGTGAATCTTTGTGTGTCTCTCAAGATTACTCTCTCTGGT encodes:
- the LOC123509861 gene encoding zinc finger protein OZF-like, coding for MCADVVKEPQPQPQPQSQPHSNSRMEEEDSSMKVEDDSMAEVRKFECEECGEILNSRSKFIQHSLSHRGVSVFCCQNCEQLFYCEKQLEQHISLHMKQDRHECKLCGKQFTRESNLERHTKIHSGKKDFTCETCGKAFIRKSDLQQHSNIHLDSKKYKCNECGKAFAQRGNLARHLLNIHPGANQHKCDECGMTFTSKCDLNRHVKIHTIARGYNCDTCGKTFNLHSSFKRHVNIHTQEKQYKCSVCKKIFNHKNNLTKHLNTHTGEQQYKCEVCGRTLYSRSDLTRHTNIHTREKEYKCDECGKIFYAKGDLTRHTNIHTQAKIHVCEECGRTFTHRSSFKQHMNIHTRAEQFSCDECDKVFYQKASLVKHKNIHAGIKYACDECDKHFNEKSHLKRHKNVHTRTLK